One part of the Neodiprion virginianus isolate iyNeoVirg1 chromosome 3, iyNeoVirg1.1, whole genome shotgun sequence genome encodes these proteins:
- the LOC124299889 gene encoding UPF0605 protein CG18335-like, whose product MTGTELVTTVDPHLIPGYAGFCPQYRYRCGETYGSQTHKLLLDPTINHAETLILSNRTTDEYQVSRPPKDDIDIVNTRFKRGTPVYVHPMTPGYEGFMPGLNASHGQRYTVTATEGIAEFKRQEIQNKEVLNQLQKVVAVQSGREEPRNLEERLLLESQFKLPMLSVRPDCVGVMRNLPVDEQCERPRDHAPSPYFMNNDNPGKFFVNGYSGHIPYGYAHFGASNSVMTNSALCDFTSNYRRRQSTEWAPVTISRPDPPLLIQPTEIYHKHVGMIPNYKGHVPGESFRFGKTFGADTRDAKRWLRGDFAV is encoded by the exons ATGACCGGAACGGAGCTCGTTACCACCGTAGATCCGCACCTTATTCCCGG ATACGCCGGATTTTGTCCCCAGTATCGTTACAGATGTGGCGAAACCTACGGAAGCCAGACGCACAAGCTTTTGCTAGATCCGACGATAAATCATGCCGAAACCCTTATTCTTTCAAACCGTACCACCGACGAATACCAG GTTTCGCGGCCTCCGAAAGATGACATCGACATTGTCAATACGAGGTTTAAAAGAGGCACCCCAGTCTATGTCCATCCCATGACACCTGGCTAcgaag GGTTTATGCCAGGTCTGAACGCGAGTCATGGGCAAAGATATACCGTGACAGCTACGGAAGGTATTGCCGAATTTAAGCGTCAAGAGATACAGAACAAGGAAGTTCTTAATCAACTCCAGAAGGTCGTCGCGGTGCAGAGCGGACGCGAAGAGCCGCGTAATCTTGAGGAACGTTTG CTGCTCGAAAGTCAGTTTAAACTGCCCATGCTGTCGGTCCGTCCCGATTGTGTCGGTGTAATGAGGAATTTACCGGTCGACGAACAATGCGAAAGACCCAGAGACCACGCACCTTCACCGTATTTCATGAATAACGATAATCCTGGGAAGTTCTTTGTCAATG GCTACTCGGGACACATTCCCTATGGTTACGCACACTTCGGCGCGTCAAATTCAGTGATGACGAACAGTGCACTTTGCGATTTCACCTCGAATTACAGGCGAAGACAGAGCACAGAATGGGCGCCGGTTACCATTTCTCGGCCGGATCCACCCCTCCTCATACAACCGACTGAAATTTACCACAAACACGTTGGAATGATTCCAAACTACAAGGGACACGTTCCTGGAGAATCATTCA